AGTCTTGGAGAGGCAACGAGAATGATATCCTGTGCTTCGACGTCGTAGGCCTTGGCGTAGAGCTTGATTACTTCCTCAGAGTCCACTGCCTCATTGGCGCTTGCAAAACCGACCACGACTCGGTGCTCCAGAGGACCGGATCGCTTGGTCGCCAACAGGTCGATTTCATGCTCAGCCCCGGAACGGCCGACAGCGTGGACTGACTCCTGGACTTCGTAACCTTCTTTTGCGAGAAACTCGTGCACCTTGGCCTTTGGGATACGCTCGACCCGGAGCTTGGCGAGCTGCGCCTGGTTCACGACATACCGGTCGAGAACCTGTTCCCGAACGTCGAGCTTGCCATAGGTTCTACCACAGGAACGGCAGGTCCACTCTTCGTTGGGGCTGTCAATCACCTGGCCGCATTGACCGCATATGTGGCTCAGTCCACGGCTTAGGTAGTCGCCACCGATGAGTACGAGTTCGGTACGGCACTTTGGACACCGCCGGGCATCGGAGCTGTTGAAGTCCTGCTCGGGTCCGACGTAACCGCAGTTCTTGTGCTCAAGCAGCCGGCGCCGGACAAGGAGACCAGAGCGGCATCTGGGACACAGCGAGATCAGCTTGAGGTCCTGGGAGTTACAGGCCGGGCAGAACAGGACTTTGTCGGCAAACTGCTTGTCAAGATATCCCATCCGGTGCAGGTCTTCAAGCAGACGTACCGCGTAGTCGGTGTCAACCTTAAGTTCTTCTTCTACTAGGGGATAACTGACCCATCCGTCGCGGCTGGGCATGAAAACTGGTTCCACAGCTGTCTTGTTCTGCTCGATGAGGAGTTCGAACAGCCTGACAACCTTTGGGTCACTTAGCACAGGGTTCCTCTTTTCTAGCCTCTAGACAATTATACTAGTGCCGACTGTCTCAGTCAAGAAACCGGTCGGCACCGATGACAAGCTGCTCGGGCAGCCCGCGCAGGTTGGCAACTTCCCAATGCTGGTGCGAATCGCCGATTTCCTCGAGTCTTGTCACCTGGAACCCCGCCTGGATGAGGAAATGAACGTGGTCAGACACGGTCCAGTGGTATTCGTACCGTCCCAGGTTAGCATGCAGGTTGTGGTGACCGGCAGGACTCCCGGTCGCGTCAACCTCACCGCGTTCGGTGCGGCGCTCGAAGTAGGAGCGCACTAAACGTGGTGAACCGGGTTCCTGTTTCCAGATACGGCGGACCGGGTGGTACTCGTTGATAACGAGCCGGCCGGATTCGGTCAGGAGGCGGAACACATCTTTATAGAAACGACCTAAGTCGGAAAGCTGGCATGATGTCTGAGCGGCATAGCAGAGTTCAAATAGGCCAGACCGCAGCCCAGAGAGGTTGGTGAGTTCAACTGCAGTGAACTGGATGTTGACGCCGGTTACCTGGCAGCGAACCAGGAGCTGGTCAAGGCGAGCATGCGCCGGGTCAATGACAGTCACCTCGGCACCAAGCGCAGCTAGGGCAAGGGGTGCTATCGCATCGCCAGCTCCGAGCACGCCGACCCGGCGACCGGCAATCGGGCCAAGCAGCTCGCGCTCGACTTGGTTCAGGGCAAGTGCAGGCATGATCACGACCCGACGCCAGATGTCCGTGTCGTCTGGCTGACGCTCCCAACTCGGCGCGACCGGGATGTAGTCGCGGGGGGCGGGTCTAGGATTGGGCGTCACGCTATGGACCGATGCGGTATTCAGCCAGTAGTTCTTCGCCAGCTGGACTCGAACGTCTAACAACGCCTACGCCCGGCGCTAGCCACTCAGAGTAGTAAGTGGTCTCGGCCTCGAGCGAGCGAACTTCCTCGGTGAAGTCGAGGCGGTAGCACTGGCCGAAACTACCGGCCGGCGTACCGACTTTCTCAACTCCGACGACCCGAGCCTCGAGTCGGTGTAAGTAAGCAATTGTATCGCTACCGAGAATGACCGCAGTGTCCTGAAACGTCTCGGCCCAGCTACTGCCGGTCACCAGCGGGAGAACGTAGACAAGGCCGTAGCGTTCTTCGAGCACGTACTCAATGCCGCCCCGGCTGACTGTGTGGCGGAAGAAACGACGTACCTGGGTAGGCACGCGATACCAGAACTGCGGGCTGTAGTTCACATTAACAACAATGCAGGTACGATTTGCGACTATGCTGTCACCGGCGACCTGCACGTAGGTTGTATCGTTGCCGACAGCGTACTTCCATTCGCTACCTTGGACAAGGGGAAAGTACTCCTCGCCTGAGCGGTACAGAATCATATCGCTGCAGGAGAGGCAGACTAGACACAAAGATACTGAGAGCACGAAGCGAGGAAGGAAATGGCTGACATCCGGCGTCCACGCGCGGCTGGTACGATTCTTTCGGCACTGGTGATTAGAAGAACACATATGCCACTCCCGCGCGGAGGGTGAGAAGCTGCGCGACCGAGATGCCGGGCTTGTCGGTGCCGCCTTTCTCAAGAAAGAGCGTGTGAAGTAGGCCGAGCGCAAGTCGACTGTGGCCTGCATACTGGAAGAAACCGAGTCCTAAAGCGGCGTTCGCAGCGCCGCCGGTCTCGTGGCCCGAGCCGCAGATCCGTTCGGCCCGGGCATAACCTGGGCCGACAATTGCCTCCAA
This portion of the candidate division WOR-3 bacterium genome encodes:
- a CDS encoding restriction endonuclease encodes the protein MLSDPKVVRLFELLIEQNKTAVEPVFMPSRDGWVSYPLVEEELKVDTDYAVRLLEDLHRMGYLDKQFADKVLFCPACNSQDLKLISLCPRCRSGLLVRRRLLEHKNCGYVGPEQDFNSSDARRCPKCRTELVLIGGDYLSRGLSHICGQCGQVIDSPNEEWTCRSCGRTYGKLDVREQVLDRYVVNQAQLAKLRVERIPKAKVHEFLAKEGYEVQESVHAVGRSGAEHEIDLLATKRSGPLEHRVVVGFASANEAVDSEEVIKLYAKAYDVEAQDIILVASPRLNDDAYHFARHYHIRVFDVDQLNRSDARLTV
- a CDS encoding methyltransferase domain-containing protein: MLDVRVQLAKNYWLNTASVHSVTPNPRPAPRDYIPVAPSWERQPDDTDIWRRVVIMPALALNQVERELLGPIAGRRVGVLGAGDAIAPLALAALGAEVTVIDPAHARLDQLLVRCQVTGVNIQFTAVELTNLSGLRSGLFELCYAAQTSCQLSDLGRFYKDVFRLLTESGRLVINEYHPVRRIWKQEPGSPRLVRSYFERRTERGEVDATGSPAGHHNLHANLGRYEYHWTVSDHVHFLIQAGFQVTRLEEIGDSHQHWEVANLRGLPEQLVIGADRFLD